The Acidimicrobiales bacterium genome includes a window with the following:
- a CDS encoding CPBP family intramembrane glutamic endopeptidase: MSQPGRLAQGQSVVARRRTNAGALLVVLGAALVLRLVVAGAAGAASELGAALFAVLLICAAAAAGWRPDRLRLSGLAWGVLGAVGLVAGPVLLRLAGPHPALQAADGFPLWAVIVTGVALGEELLLRGALFAAVDEAVGVKTALVVTTIVFALVHVPLYGMHALPLDLAVGLWLGGLRVVSGGVTAPATAHVVADLAGWWLW, from the coding sequence TGGCCCAAGGGCAGAGCGTTGTCGCCCGCCGGCGCACGAACGCCGGCGCGCTGCTCGTCGTCCTGGGCGCGGCGCTCGTGCTGCGCCTTGTCGTCGCCGGGGCAGCCGGCGCCGCGTCGGAGCTCGGCGCGGCGCTGTTCGCCGTGCTGTTGATTTGCGCTGCGGCCGCAGCGGGGTGGCGCCCTGATCGCCTGCGGCTGAGCGGCCTGGCTTGGGGAGTCCTGGGCGCCGTGGGCCTCGTGGCGGGGCCGGTGCTGCTGCGGCTGGCCGGACCGCACCCGGCGCTGCAGGCGGCGGATGGGTTTCCGCTCTGGGCCGTGATCGTGACCGGCGTTGCCCTCGGCGAGGAGCTGCTGCTGCGCGGCGCCCTCTTCGCCGCCGTCGACGAGGCCGTGGGCGTGAAGACGGCGCTCGTCGTCACGACCATCGTCTTCGCTCTCGTGCACGTCCCGCTGTACGGGATGCACGCGCTGCCGCTCGACCTGGCCGTCGGTCTGTGGCTCGGTGGGCTGCGCGTCGTGAGTGGCGGGGTCACGGCGCCGGCGACGGCGCACGTGGTCGCCGACCTGGCCGGCTGGTGGCTCTGGTGA